One genomic segment of Vicingaceae bacterium includes these proteins:
- a CDS encoding N-acetyltransferase translates to MNDQKKYFAHPTAVIDEGCEIGEGTKIWHFSHIMPQAKIGKNCNIGQNVVVSPGVVLGNNVKVQNNVSIYTGVICEDDVFLGPSCVFTNVINPRSAINRRNQYLSTIVKKGATIGANATIVCGHNIGEYAFVGAGAVVTKEVPPYALVVGNPARQIGWMSEFGHRLYFDEKGLATCPESGETYILENNQVKKLIP, encoded by the coding sequence ATGAACGATCAAAAGAAATATTTTGCCCATCCTACGGCAGTTATTGACGAAGGGTGTGAAATTGGGGAAGGTACCAAAATCTGGCATTTTTCACACATTATGCCTCAAGCCAAAATTGGAAAAAATTGCAATATAGGGCAAAATGTGGTAGTATCACCGGGTGTGGTTTTGGGCAATAATGTCAAGGTGCAAAACAACGTATCTATTTACACGGGTGTGATTTGTGAAGATGATGTTTTTTTGGGGCCTTCTTGTGTGTTTACCAATGTCATTAACCCGAGGAGTGCCATCAATCGAAGAAACCAATATCTGTCTACCATTGTAAAAAAAGGGGCTACAATCGGTGCCAATGCCACGATTGTATGTGGCCACAATATAGGTGAGTATGCATTTGTTGGTGCAGGAGCCGTGGTTACAAAAGAAGTTCCGCCTTATGCCCTGGTGGTTGGTAATCCGGCAAGGCAAATAGGGTGGATGAGCGAATTTGGGCACCGTTTGTATTTTGATGAAAAAGGATTGGCTACATGCCCGGAAAGTGGAGAAACATAC
- the porR gene encoding cell surface polysaccharide biosynthesis protein, producing MKFMREIRMVDLISQYKKIEDEVNQAVINVMNRAAFIKGPEVYSFEENLAKYLNVKHAIGVANGTDALQIAMMALDLQPGDEVITASFTYVATAEVIALLKLTPVLVDVNEDDFTLDIEQVKKAITPKTKAIVPVHLFGQSAAMEELMELADKHGLYVIEDNAQAIGCDYFYKNGQSKKTGTIGHIGCTSFFPSKNLGCFGDGGAIFTNDDHLAQKIRMIANHGQSKQYYHDMIGVNSRLDTIQAAILDIKLKHLDEYNHLRQKAADFYDKKFSGHSHIITPKRNKHSKHVFHQYTLRITNGQRDQLKTHLQEKGIPSMIYYPVPLHQQKAYRDARYEEGNFPITERLCREVLSLPMHTELDQEQLNYITDSVLEFFN from the coding sequence ATGAAATTTATGCGTGAAATCAGAATGGTTGATTTAATCAGCCAATACAAAAAGATTGAGGACGAGGTTAATCAGGCGGTTATCAATGTCATGAACCGGGCCGCATTTATCAAAGGGCCGGAGGTTTATTCTTTTGAAGAGAATTTGGCAAAATACCTGAATGTGAAACATGCCATCGGGGTTGCCAATGGCACGGATGCTTTGCAAATAGCGATGATGGCGCTTGACTTACAGCCGGGTGATGAGGTAATTACGGCAAGTTTCACCTATGTGGCAACCGCCGAGGTTATTGCATTGTTAAAGTTGACACCTGTGCTGGTCGACGTTAACGAAGATGATTTTACGTTGGATATTGAGCAGGTAAAGAAAGCCATCACACCCAAAACCAAAGCCATCGTGCCTGTGCATCTTTTTGGACAGAGTGCAGCCATGGAGGAATTGATGGAACTGGCAGACAAGCATGGGTTATATGTCATTGAAGATAATGCACAAGCCATTGGTTGTGATTATTTTTATAAAAATGGACAATCTAAAAAAACCGGCACGATCGGTCACATAGGTTGCACCTCATTTTTTCCTTCAAAAAATCTCGGATGTTTTGGTGATGGTGGAGCAATTTTTACCAATGACGACCATTTGGCACAAAAAATAAGAATGATTGCCAATCATGGACAGAGCAAACAATATTATCATGATATGATTGGTGTGAACTCACGATTAGATACCATTCAAGCAGCCATTTTGGATATTAAATTGAAGCATTTGGACGAATACAACCATCTTCGTCAAAAAGCAGCCGATTTTTATGACAAAAAATTTTCAGGTCATTCTCACATAATAACACCAAAAAGAAACAAACATTCCAAACATGTTTTTCATCAATACACCTTGCGAATTACAAATGGGCAAAGAGATCAGTTGAAAACCCATTTGCAGGAAAAAGGCATTCCGTCTATGATATATTATCCCGTGCCACTTCATCAACAAAAAGCATACAGGGATGCAAGGTATGAAGAAGGTAATTTCCCGATAACGGAGCGTTTGTGCAGAGAAGTTTTATCTTTGCCTATGCATACCGAATTGGATCAAGAACAATTGAATTATATAACTGATTCGGTGCTGGAATTTTTTAATTAA
- a CDS encoding hypothetical protein (possible pseudo, frameshifted), which translates to MKIPIQTLKVGSLGTHNLLGLAKAKKARILVASTSEVYGDPLVHPQPETYWGNVNPIGPRGVYDEAKRFQEAITMAYHRFHGLETRIARIFNTYGPRMRLNDGRVLPAFIGQALRGEDLTVFGDGSQTRSFCYIDDLVEGIYRLLMSDYPYPVNLGNPDEITIREFAEEILRLTGTNQKIVFKPLPEDDPKQRQPDISLAKKILGWEPKVSRAEGLKMTYEYFKNLPKEELYKREHKNFEKYIYR; encoded by the coding sequence TTGAAAATACCTATACAGACACTCAAAGTAGGATCGCTTGGCACACATAACCTTCTTGGGTTGGCAAAGGCCAAAAAAGCAAGAATATTAGTGGCATCAACTTCCGAGGTGTACGGCGATCCGCTTGTTCACCCTCAACCGGAAACTTATTGGGGAAATGTCAATCCCATTGGCCCGAGAGGCGTATATGATGAAGCCAAACGCTTTCAGGAAGCCATTACTATGGCATATCATCGTTTTCACGGACTCGAAACACGTATTGCACGTATTTTCAATACGTATGGCCCGCGTATGCGATTGAATGATGGCAGGGTTTTACCTGCATTTATTGGGCAGGCGCTGAGAGGTGAAGATCTCACTGTGTTTGGAGATGGATCTCAGACCCGATCATTTTGCTATATCGATGATTTGGTGGAAGGAATTTATCGTTTATTGATGAGTGACTATCCTTATCCCGTCAATCTGGGCAACCCGGATGAAATCACGATAAGAGAATTTGCCGAAGAGATTCTGCGATTGACAGGCACAAATCAAAAAATTGTGTTTAAACCTTTACCGGAAGATGATCCCAAACAAAGGCAACCGGATATTTCGTTGGCAAAAAAAATATTGGGATGGGAGCCCAAGGTTTCACGTGCCGAAGGACTGAAAATGACGTACGAATATTTTAAAAATCTGCCAAAAGAAGAGCTTTATAAAAGAGAACATAAAAATTTTGAAAAATATATTTACCGATGA
- a CDS encoding UDP-glucose 6-dehydrogenase: MKITVIGTGYVGLVTGTCLAETGNQVLCVDIDEEKIKKLKSGIIPIYEPHLDVIFERNQKQGRLKFTTSLQEGVDHGEVIFLALPTPPKEDGSADLKYVLEVSEQIAHLMKSYKIIVSKSTVPVGTVEKITNLIKEITQVPFDVVSNPEFLREGFAVDDFMKPDRVVIGTSSEKAAQIMKDLYKPFVRQGNPILIMDEKSAELTKYAANAFLATKITFMNEIANYCEKVGANVDNVRIGIGLDERIGKRFLFPGVGYGGSCFPKDVKALIQSGQEQNIRFKILEAVDEVNNRQKQVLLDKIEAFFQGNIEGRKFAVWGLSFKPDTDDIREAPSLVIIKSLIERGANVSAYDPEAMNNVRKELGDIIHYAQDMYEALEGSDALIIVTEWNVFRTPDLDKVKSLLKQPVIFDGRNVFDWNDMQGKGFYYFSIGRKAVIPQ, from the coding sequence ATGAAAATAACTGTAATAGGAACCGGATATGTAGGATTGGTCACGGGAACATGTTTGGCCGAGACAGGGAACCAAGTTTTGTGTGTAGATATTGACGAAGAAAAAATAAAAAAATTAAAAAGCGGCATAATACCCATCTACGAGCCACATTTGGATGTGATATTCGAAAGGAATCAGAAACAAGGACGATTGAAATTTACTACTTCTTTGCAAGAGGGAGTAGATCATGGAGAGGTGATTTTTTTGGCCTTACCCACACCACCAAAAGAAGATGGATCGGCGGATCTTAAATATGTGTTGGAAGTTTCCGAACAGATTGCCCATTTGATGAAATCATATAAAATTATCGTTAGTAAAAGCACAGTTCCGGTTGGTACGGTAGAAAAAATCACCAATTTAATCAAAGAAATTACCCAGGTTCCATTTGATGTGGTGTCAAATCCGGAGTTTTTAAGGGAAGGTTTTGCTGTAGATGATTTTATGAAACCCGACCGCGTGGTCATAGGTACATCCTCTGAAAAAGCCGCCCAAATTATGAAAGATTTATATAAACCTTTTGTCAGGCAGGGTAATCCGATATTGATTATGGATGAAAAATCGGCGGAACTAACCAAATATGCGGCCAACGCTTTTTTAGCCACGAAAATCACATTTATGAATGAAATAGCCAATTATTGCGAGAAAGTCGGTGCAAATGTCGATAATGTCAGAATCGGCATTGGTTTGGATGAACGTATCGGAAAAAGATTTTTATTTCCGGGGGTGGGGTATGGTGGCAGTTGTTTTCCCAAGGATGTAAAAGCACTCATTCAATCGGGTCAAGAACAAAATATCCGGTTTAAGATATTGGAGGCGGTTGATGAGGTAAATAACAGACAGAAGCAAGTTCTTTTAGACAAAATCGAGGCTTTTTTTCAAGGAAATATTGAAGGGAGAAAATTTGCAGTATGGGGATTGTCTTTCAAACCCGATACAGACGATATAAGAGAAGCTCCTTCATTGGTTATTATAAAATCTTTGATCGAAAGAGGGGCTAACGTATCTGCATATGACCCTGAAGCAATGAATAATGTGAGAAAAGAATTGGGTGATATTATTCATTATGCACAAGACATGTATGAAGCTTTGGAAGGGAGTGATGCTTTGATTATAGTGACAGAATGGAATGTATTTCGCACACCCGATCTTGATAAAGTGAAAAGTTTGTTGAAACAACCGGTAATATTTGACGGAAGAAATGTATTTGATTGGAATGATATGCAAGGTAAAGGATTTTATTATTTTAGCATCGGACGTAAAGCTGTAATACCTCAATGA
- a CDS encoding hypothetical protein (possible pseudo, frameshifted), with product MKRVLITGAAGFIGSHLCERFLNEGFHVIAMDNLITGDLKNIEAFFPHPHFEFYFHDVTKFVHVPGIYIISCTLLLPQALSII from the coding sequence ATGAAACGGGTTTTAATCACAGGTGCTGCCGGGTTTATCGGATCTCATTTATGTGAAAGATTCCTGAATGAAGGGTTTCATGTGATTGCCATGGATAACCTGATCACAGGAGATCTGAAGAACATAGAAGCCTTTTTCCCACACCCTCACTTTGAATTTTATTTTCACGACGTTACAAAATTTGTACATGTTCCCGGGATTTACATTATATCTTGCACTTTGCTTCTCCCGCAAGCCCTATCGATTATTTGA